In Deinococcus sp. Leaf326, a single genomic region encodes these proteins:
- a CDS encoding AP2 domain-containing protein yields the protein MKRGVNEYRVVGEVAYLALTNRAGETVAETMIDVADLPLVLADPRRWSRLQQSHTCYVHRTISEKSKTEYLHRVLFPDAENVDHINGDGLDNRRSNLRPCTFAENQRNCKRYRNNQSGYKGVRLVRQQNKWEARICKDKKLRSLGLFPTVEDAAHAYDRAARVLHGEFARLNFPDDAQPALLRRPA from the coding sequence GTGAAGCGGGGTGTCAACGAGTACCGCGTGGTCGGGGAGGTGGCGTACCTCGCCCTGACCAACCGCGCGGGCGAGACGGTCGCAGAAACCATGATCGACGTGGCCGACCTGCCCCTGGTCTTGGCCGACCCGAGAAGATGGTCCCGCCTCCAGCAGTCCCACACCTGCTACGTCCACCGGACTATCTCGGAAAAGAGCAAGACCGAGTACCTGCACCGGGTACTTTTCCCTGACGCGGAGAACGTGGACCACATCAACGGGGACGGGCTGGACAACCGCCGGAGCAACCTCCGACCCTGCACCTTCGCGGAGAACCAGCGGAACTGCAAGCGGTACCGCAACAACCAGAGCGGCTACAAGGGTGTTCGTCTGGTGCGCCAGCAGAACAAGTGGGAAGCCCGCATCTGCAAGGACAAGAAGCTCCGCAGTCTCGGCCTGTTCCCAACTGTGGAGGATGCTGCCCACGCCTATGACCGGGCCGCCCGTGTCCTTCATGGCGAGTTTGCCCGCCTGAACTTCCCCGACGACGCGCAGCCCGCCCTGCTGAGGCGGCCCGCATGA
- a CDS encoding recombinase family protein, with translation MTVRLYVRVSTQQQATDGFSIAAQRSKGEAWAAYQGHTDVEVYTDAGISGKRDDRPSLTALLADLRPGDIVVSYALSRLARGGAVQLLGIVNDIRERGARVVFLQENLDTDTSTGRLMLTILAALAELEVEQTRERTEMGRTQAAREGIWPHSDQSLPFGWMRGEDGRIIENPAGAETVRLIFAQGSAPYNQTAALLNSLGLSGRRGKLTWKATQVRDVVLYQGYATGEVRYRQDARPDSPEDHLSIPAPALVTPDVWAAAQRDRTVNHPHSQPGLYPLTGHVRCSCGARLFGKIKERPSGESAIWYVCYEAARRTPACPTNGRNTRLYPARPLHQQARDLLAHLLRHPNDPAHTAIAYGSVPITDPHTAERAEIQVKLDRLLDAYLSGLIEKPTYEQRQRSLSGLLQGLRPPARQNLTAQPAREDLAALVLACPNEELAAVLDDLQVEFVVRDGALALLHYAPL, from the coding sequence ATGACCGTTCGGCTTTACGTCCGGGTCAGTACACAACAGCAAGCCACAGACGGCTTCTCCATCGCCGCGCAACGCTCCAAAGGGGAAGCCTGGGCCGCCTACCAAGGCCACACCGACGTTGAGGTCTACACCGACGCCGGGATCAGCGGCAAGCGCGATGACCGGCCCTCCCTAACCGCCCTCCTGGCCGACCTGCGGCCCGGCGACATCGTGGTGTCCTACGCCCTCTCCCGCCTCGCACGCGGGGGCGCGGTGCAACTCCTCGGGATTGTCAATGACATCCGGGAACGCGGCGCGCGGGTGGTGTTCCTGCAAGAGAATCTAGACACCGACACCTCGACCGGTCGCCTCATGCTAACCATCCTGGCGGCGCTCGCGGAACTGGAAGTCGAGCAGACCCGGGAACGTACCGAGATGGGGCGCACGCAAGCCGCCAGAGAGGGCATCTGGCCACACTCCGATCAGTCCCTCCCATTCGGGTGGATGCGGGGCGAGGACGGGCGAATCATTGAGAACCCGGCGGGGGCGGAGACTGTCCGCCTCATCTTCGCGCAGGGCAGCGCCCCCTATAACCAGACTGCCGCCCTCCTGAACAGCCTGGGCTTATCGGGCCGGCGGGGAAAGCTGACGTGGAAGGCAACACAGGTCCGGGACGTGGTGCTGTACCAGGGCTACGCGACAGGGGAGGTGCGGTATCGGCAGGACGCCCGGCCTGACTCGCCCGAAGATCACCTGTCCATCCCAGCCCCGGCCCTCGTGACCCCCGATGTCTGGGCGGCGGCGCAACGCGACAGGACCGTCAACCATCCCCACAGTCAGCCCGGCCTCTATCCCCTGACTGGACATGTCCGCTGTTCCTGCGGGGCGCGATTGTTCGGCAAGATCAAGGAGCGCCCGTCCGGCGAATCGGCCATCTGGTACGTCTGTTATGAGGCGGCCCGTCGCACGCCTGCCTGCCCCACGAATGGACGGAACACGAGGCTTTATCCCGCCCGACCCCTGCATCAGCAGGCGCGCGACCTGCTGGCCCACCTACTACGTCATCCCAATGACCCGGCCCACACTGCCATTGCCTATGGGTCAGTGCCTATTACCGACCCCCACACGGCTGAGAGGGCAGAGATTCAGGTCAAGCTGGACCGACTTCTCGATGCGTACCTGTCCGGCCTAATCGAGAAACCCACCTATGAGCAGCGACAGCGGTCATTGTCTGGGTTACTCCAGGGTCTACGCCCGCCCGCCCGTCAAAATTTGACGGCGCAGCCGGCCCGTGAGGACCTGGCTGCGCTCGTGCTGGCTTGCCCGAATGAGGAGCTGGCCGCTGTGCTGGATGACCTACAAGTAGAGTTCGTGGTCAGAGATGGGGCGCTGGCATTGCTGCATTACGCCCCACTCTGA
- a CDS encoding DinB family protein, with the protein MTLPTPAVSELMLDTLRRNGRVNDTLLAAIRPEEYALQDGEGGWTVAGHLSHLAAFRVGWLLEISPGHAAGLMAPFAGVNPWAWESRDPAVLGTVFREGDAAAVEAVQAALAEGRTFPDPHGEGTYQSNPAHFLQHIVVHDSHHRGQIMSLLRRGGRTPQEMQALDEHWAIWRA; encoded by the coding sequence ATGACCCTGCCCACCCCCGCTGTTTCCGAGTTGATGCTCGACACCCTGCGCCGCAACGGGCGCGTCAACGACACCCTGCTGGCCGCCATCCGTCCCGAGGAGTACGCGCTACAGGACGGCGAGGGCGGCTGGACGGTCGCGGGGCACCTGAGCCACCTTGCCGCGTTCCGGGTCGGCTGGCTGCTGGAGATCTCACCCGGCCACGCGGCCGGTCTGATGGCCCCGTTCGCGGGCGTCAATCCCTGGGCCTGGGAAAGCCGTGATCCGGCCGTACTCGGCACCGTGTTCCGTGAAGGGGACGCGGCCGCCGTGGAAGCGGTGCAGGCGGCTCTGGCAGAGGGCCGAACCTTCCCCGACCCCCACGGCGAGGGCACCTACCAGTCGAATCCGGCACACTTTCTCCAGCACATCGTCGTTCACGACAGCCACCACCGCGGACAGATCATGTCACTGCTGCGCCGGGGCGGCCGTACCCCCCAAGAGATGCAGGCACTCGACGAGCACTGGGCGATCTGGCGGGCCTAG
- a CDS encoding glycoside hydrolase family 32 protein, translated as MSSATPVPTPAWRPLIHFTPRQHWINDPNGLVQVGKVYHLFYQHNPQGTEHANMSWGHATSRDLLRWQEHDVALPGREAHAIFSGSAVVDTHNTSGLRQRGDASPPVVALYTGAGHSWQAQYLAYSRDDGETWHFGPDHPVLDEGRADFRDPKVFWHGPSEQWVGAVVYPDERQVALYGSPNLHVWTSLSVFGPAGEAGGIWEVPDLFALPDETGREHWVLKVDVFAGGPQGGTGAQYFVGDFDGAVFTPHGPARWADYGKDFYAAITWSGTPGRCLWTAWQSSWDYATRLPTHPWRGALTLARELGLRRGPDGELWLTQVPLRELENLRDHHLPLHLTPDTPATLPLAPDHAFDLSLSLTPQTVLTVRVTSAAGDELALRADLAHGTLTLERPARGTLAEVPGFGGTHTAPLPLTQGGGLDLRLVLDTSSAELFAGGGLLALSDLYFPEAVPELLHLAVESGEATGQAWTLRGAGGEPGA; from the coding sequence ATGTCCTCCGCCACACCCGTCCCGACCCCGGCCTGGCGACCTCTGATCCACTTCACGCCCCGGCAGCACTGGATCAACGACCCCAACGGGCTGGTGCAGGTGGGGAAGGTCTACCACCTCTTCTACCAGCACAACCCGCAGGGCACTGAGCACGCCAACATGAGCTGGGGCCACGCCACCAGCCGCGACCTGCTGCGCTGGCAGGAGCACGACGTGGCGCTGCCGGGCCGTGAGGCGCACGCCATCTTCTCGGGCAGCGCGGTCGTGGACACCCATAACACCTCGGGCCTGCGGCAGCGCGGCGACGCCTCGCCTCCGGTCGTGGCCCTGTATACGGGGGCCGGGCACTCCTGGCAGGCGCAATACCTCGCCTACAGCCGCGACGACGGCGAGACGTGGCACTTCGGCCCCGACCACCCCGTACTCGACGAGGGCCGCGCCGACTTCCGCGATCCCAAGGTCTTCTGGCATGGCCCGAGCGAGCAGTGGGTCGGGGCGGTGGTGTACCCGGATGAGCGGCAGGTCGCCCTGTACGGGTCGCCCAACCTGCACGTCTGGACTTCCCTGAGCGTCTTCGGGCCGGCGGGCGAGGCGGGCGGCATCTGGGAGGTTCCCGACCTCTTCGCGCTGCCGGACGAGACGGGCCGGGAGCACTGGGTCCTGAAGGTAGATGTGTTCGCGGGCGGGCCGCAGGGAGGGACCGGGGCGCAGTATTTCGTGGGCGACTTCGACGGCGCCGTGTTCACGCCCCATGGCCCGGCGCGCTGGGCCGACTATGGCAAGGACTTCTATGCGGCGATCACCTGGAGCGGCACGCCCGGACGCTGCCTGTGGACGGCGTGGCAGAGCAGCTGGGACTACGCCACCCGCCTGCCCACCCACCCCTGGCGCGGCGCCCTGACGCTGGCGCGAGAGCTGGGGCTGCGCCGGGGACCGGACGGCGAGCTATGGCTGACCCAGGTGCCCCTGCGCGAGCTGGAGAACCTGCGTGACCACCACCTCCCCCTGCATCTGACCCCGGACACCCCGGCGACGCTGCCACTGGCCCCGGACCACGCCTTCGACCTCAGCCTGAGCCTCACGCCCCAGACGGTCCTGACCGTGCGAGTGACCTCAGCGGCGGGAGACGAGCTGGCCCTGCGCGCCGACCTCGCGCACGGCACCCTGACGCTGGAGCGCCCGGCGCGCGGCACGTTGGCCGAGGTGCCCGGGTTTGGAGGCACGCATACCGCGCCGCTGCCCCTGACTCAAGGCGGCGGTCTCGACCTGCGCCTCGTTCTGGATACATCGTCGGCCGAACTCTTCGCGGGCGGCGGCCTGCTGGCCCTGAGCGACCTGTATTTTCCAGAGGCCGTCCCGGAGCTCCTGCACCTCGCCGTCGAGAGCGGTGAAGCGACCGGCCAGGCCTGGACCCTGCGGGGAGCAGGCGGAGAGCCTGGGGCGTAG
- a CDS encoding HU family DNA-binding protein: MLLTMTKKSTKAPAKKTAAAAAPAPAPKAAPAKKVPGESNKVAKTQLVELVADKTGLTKKQSEEAVSAMLDVVVDAIKSGKSVGLPGLGTMSVKETAARTGVKPGTSEKIQIPAGKKVAFKVASTLKGNL; this comes from the coding sequence ATGCTGCTCACCATGACGAAAAAGTCCACGAAGGCCCCCGCGAAAAAGACCGCTGCCGCCGCTGCTCCGGCGCCCGCACCCAAGGCCGCTCCGGCCAAGAAAGTACCCGGTGAGAGCAACAAGGTCGCCAAGACCCAGCTCGTCGAACTGGTCGCCGACAAGACCGGCCTGACCAAGAAGCAGAGCGAAGAAGCCGTCAGCGCGATGCTCGACGTGGTCGTGGACGCGATCAAGAGCGGCAAGAGCGTCGGTCTGCCCGGCCTGGGGACGATGAGCGTCAAGGAAACCGCCGCCCGCACCGGCGTCAAGCCCGGCACGAGCGAGAAGATCCAGATCCCCGCCGGCAAGAAGGTCGCCTTCAAGGTCGCCAGCACTCTCAAGGGCAACCTCTAA